Proteins encoded in a region of the Acipenser ruthenus chromosome 11, fAciRut3.2 maternal haplotype, whole genome shotgun sequence genome:
- the LOC117426853 gene encoding nucleolar protein 58-like, with product MLVLFETAAGYAIFKVLDEKKLQEVDSLWKEFQTPEKANKIVKLKHFEKFQDTTEALAAATALVEGKIGKSLKKVLKKVVAKEAHEQLAISDAKLGGVIKDKLNLSCVHNTAIAELMRGIRNQMESLITGLPPREISAMSLGLAHSLSRYKLKFSPDKVDTMIVQAISLLDDLDKELNNYIMRCREWYGWHFPEIGKIITDNLAYCKSVKKIGVRTNVATTDLSDILPEEVEGEVKTAAEISMGTEVSEEDIGNILHLCDQVIEISEYRAQLYDYLKNRMMAIAPNLTIMVGELVGARLIAHAGSLLNLAKHPASTVQILGAEKALFRALKTKKDTPKYGLIYHASLVGQTTPKNKGKISRMLAAKASLAIRYDALGEDTNTDLGVESRAKLEVRLRHLEEKGIRRISGTGKAMAKTEKYQHKSEVKTYDPSGDSTLPSVSKKRKLEEEEEPTEVKVKKMKKERMPEEAVEEEEEEAEEPPKKKKKKEKKHEPAEEEEPAAVEETSEKKKKKKKKKAKEEEDE from the exons ATGCTGGTGTTGTTCGAAACCGCTGCCGGCTATGCTATTTTCAAG GTCCTGGATGAGAAGAAGCTCCAGGAGGTGGATAGTTTATGGAAGGAATTCCAGACTCCagaaaaagcaaataaaat tgtgaaaCTCAAACACTTTGAGAAATTCCAAGACACAACAGAAGCTCTGGCAG CGGCCACTGCATTGGTGGAAGGAAAGATTGGAAAGAGCCTGAAGAAGGTCTTGAAGAAAGTGGTTGCAAAGGAAGCACATGAACAACTGGCCATCAGTGATGCTAAACTGGGAGGAGTAATCAAA GATAAGCTGAACCTGAGTTGCGTACACAATACTGCTATTGCAGAGCTGATGAGGGGGATTCGTAATCAGATGGAATCCTTAATCACTGGCCTGCCTCCCAGGGAGATTAGTGCTATGTCTCTTGGTTTAGCTCACAG CTTGTCCCGCTACAAACTGAAATTCAGCCCTGATAAAGTGGACACAATGATTGTGCAAGCTATCT CCCTGCTTGATGATTTGGACAAAGAACTGAACAATTACATCATGCGCTGCAGAGAGTGGTACGGGTGGCATTTCCCTGAAATTGGAAAAATCATCACAGACAACCTTGCCTATTGCAAAAGTGTGAAGAAAATAG GGGTCAGAACCAATGTTGCCACCACAGATCTTTCAGACATTTTGCCTGAGGAGGTGGAGGGAGAGGTGAAAACGGCAGCAGAGATTTCCATGGGGACAGAAGTGTCAGAAGAGGATATTGGGAACATTCTGCACTTGTGTGACCAG GTAATTGAGATCTCTGAATACCGTGCGCAGCTTTATGACTACCTGAAGAACAGAATGATGGCCATAGCTCCAAATCTTACTATCATGGTAGGAGAACTTGTTGGAGCTAGACTCATTGCACACGCTG GATCGCTCTTGAATTTAGCAAAACACCCGGCTTCCACAGTTCAGATCCTTGGAGCAGAGAAAGCTCTCTTCAGAGCATTAAAGACAAAAAAGGACACTCCTAAGTATGGTTTGATCTACCATGCATCATTAGTAGGACAGACGACACCAAAAAACAAGGGAAAG ATCTCCAGAATGTTGGCTGCCAAGGCTTCCCTAGCAATCCGATACGATGCCCTGGGTGAGGACACAAACACAGATCTGGGAGTAGAGAGCAGAGCCAAGCTGGAGGTCAGGTTACGACATCTAGAAGAGAAAGGG atcaGAAGGATAAGTGGAACAGGAAAAGCAATGGCAAAAACGGAGAAGTACCAGCATAAAAG TGAAGTGAAAACATATGACCCATCTGGAGACTCCACGTTGCCCTCagtttcaaagaaaagaaaattagaaGAGGAAGAGGAACCGACTGAGgtcaaagtgaagaaaatgaaaaaggaacGCATGCCAGAAG AAGcggtagaggaggaggaggaggaggcagaggagcctccaaagaaaaagaagaaaaaggaaaagaagCATGAGCCGGCTGAGGAGGAAGAACCTGCTGCTGTAGAGGAA acctcagagaaaaagaagaaaaagaaaaagaagaaagcaAAGGAAGAGGAGGATGAATAA